In the genome of Mustelus asterias chromosome 9, sMusAst1.hap1.1, whole genome shotgun sequence, the window GCCGCATGGCTGATGAGTTCCAAATAAAACAAGCGCTAATTTCATTGACCCATCTGAGCATTGTTTTAATTCACAATTCTCTTTATTCATTTTGTTTGGTGGGTGGAGGTCACGCTCTCCTGAAGCGTCTTGGGAATTTTCCCACTCTatgtaaatacaaattgttggATTATTGCTGCTCATACTGTGGGCAATGTgtcctcagagacacacacaaccTGTAAACCATGCAATGAACTCCTGCATCCCAGAATTCTCACTCAAAGGCAATCGGCGTAGGCGCTTAATTTTATTTATCGATTGTTCTGTTTATTTCGTGGAATTAATAAGTGGAGGGTGGAACAGATGAATTAATAGTGTGCCCCCACAGCACAAGAGATatccatcacctccccatcactCCCTCTCCAACCTCACTTGGACTGAAACGACGTGTATGGTTCGAATTACTTGCTGGTAACTCGCTCAGGACGCTGGCTAAAGCTTTACGTGGAAACTGTCTTCAGAAAGCAACCAGAAGACTACAATCTTGTCCTCTGATGTCTCACAATATGAACTGAAGTTCGTTCTCATCGGATTTTCTTTTGCCATTTTAATAAATTCATGCGCAAAATCAGACAGTTTGGTCACCACAAAGCCACGCTGCTTCATTTAACGAAACGAACAACGCGCATTAATTTGCTTGGACATTCTAACCCACTCCTTGCTTTCACAAATGCACACCGCTGTAAGTAGTGATAGGAGATGCACAGTCCGATAAATGCCGGATAATAGTTTTTGTGTCAAGGTATAAGGGTATATATAGGTAGTTTAGCTGACACCACAACCAACGAGCAAAACTTATAAGCAACCATTTGAAAATGTTGATGTCCACTATCTTCATAAGCTACACCAGCATTACTTTTGTTCTTCGTTACGTGTACGAATCACAACTGCAAAAAGAATAAACTTAGCAGCAATTGAGGAGACAGTGTATCCCATGGCGTTCGATTTGACCTAATTTAAAATGCATTATTTCCTATCAATAGAATGGTGAATATGTATATGGTCTAATTTGCATCTAACATAATAGATCCTGCTTTCAATGAATGCATAAGAAGCAAACTTGAAATTAAGTAACAATTTGCATATGTCAAGGCCATTGCCATGGATGTACTTATCTCGTGATTGCAAATACGTGAGCTGCACAAGGTTTAGACATTGCAATGTGATGATCGTATTGATCGATATGCAAACGTTATTCGAGGTTACAAATTATTTTTCTATAATTTTCACATAACTATTGAACTCTGTGGATATGTCGTTCTACTCCAGGCTATTTCTCAAATTTATGCCAGAATCATCAATCTGTGTGTACTTTTGTCTTTCCTCTCTCCATTATGCTTCCTTAGACATTATTCCCACCTACCGAATGCACTGTATGTAGTGTTTTTTCTCCTGATGTGTAAATCACACAAGGTGCAGTGACAGTTATTTCACACATTGGCGCAGCTTTGATTTAAAATTGCAAGAAGTGTATATCAAAAGAAATACATCAAATAATGTATAAATAGAACATCTTTATTTATAGACTATTTCACATAAAATatacttcttttaaaaaaatgcgTATGTACAAGTTTAGTAAAAACAAACAAGGTAACCCACAGCAAGTGCACATACATGGGAATTCCATGTATCAAAACAACCTTCAATCAGACCGGAAAGGGTTTGGGGGTTAATTTCGCAGAATCAGATTACAACAAATGAAATTCAAGGCACACCGTAGATAAGCATAATTAACAATATGTAACTGTTCTTTTCAAATGGAGAAAAGGATTGTTTTGTTCTTGCACTCTTTGATACTGTGCTAGTGGCAGTGATACAGTAAGTCATGTTAAGATCTTGCGTTTGTTGGACAGCTCATTTTATTCTGCTTTCATTTATATACAAAAATAAGTCTTCATATAATCCTTGTAGTAAGAATAGATACAAAATAGAAATGTTTACATCAATTCGATTCAAAAAATTCTTTCAAAGTAGGGAAGCATCAAGTTTTTCTCCACTCTAAAACCCAGTATAAAGTTAGTTTTTCTATTAACTGATCCCCAAAAGACGACAGGGTATATAAGTATGTGACAGACGGGTAGCATTAATGCCACTGAGATATTCCCTATTAACACCACACCCTTTAACAGCTATATTAGCTATACAGAAATGTTGGATACCCCTTTCAGATAAGCATCACAAGGACTGTACCCTGTCAGTCCGCTCTCCATGGTCCcctccattaacaggggagggcTATTTACATAATTGCACTTCAGTTATCATTGTTCGTGGCTTTCTCTTGGAAGCATCTTCAGAAAAAGAAAGTGTGTCCTGAGTAGTTTGCGGTCTCCGATGTTCAGcactcaggaggctggcagtgaaAACGAAGGTCTTGGTAAACAGCAACGCGTCATCCTTCTCCCCTTTACTTTCCTCTTTTGTAACATGGAAATGATGACGCCGAGGTATTGGTATGCTTCCCTTCAAACATCTGCAACAGAGGCAAGAAGAGGTGTATCAGCAACTCAAAAAACACATTTTCTATTGCACAAAAAAGAAATCCAGGTACATTTAAGTCtaaactctctccttccctccattATTAAACTCCCTCCTTCCCAAACTTATGAAACTCCCTCCTGCCCAACTTTATtaaactctctccttccctccattATGAAACTCCATAAAGATTAAattgcagagaggaaatggcagtggagCCCATGctgaagatagatagatagtacaGATCCAATGCGATGGGTGCAATGGATAGGATGGAGAGATCACCCCGCCTGCCTACCTGTCTCAGTATCTGTCAAACCAGCTGGTGAAGTCGAGAAGTTCCTGCTCCTCCGGACTCAGAGCCTCGTAGCTGCCTTCGTCCGAGGAGTAGGTGGAGAGCGGCGATGCGGGGATGGAGTTGAGGTCGGTGGAGTagctgggggagagtgtgggcgagGGCAGGCCGCACTGGAAGGCGGCAGACACGGCGTCGTGCTCGTCCAGCAGCTGCTGCAGCGCTCGGATGTACTCGACGGCGGAGCGCAGCGTCTCCACCTTGCTCATCTTCTTATTGGCCGCCCCGTTGGGCACGTGCTGCCGCAGGGTCTGGAAGCCCAGGTTCACCAGCTTGACCCGGTTCCGCTCGCGCTCGTTGCGCCGGGCCACGGCCGCCGGCTGCTGCTGGGGTAGCGAGTAGCCCAGCCCCGTGAAGCTCAGGCGCCGCTTGCAGCGCAGCAGCTCGGGCGAGCTCGACCTGGGCCGCTTGAGCGGCTTGGCGCCGCCTttcccgccgccgccgccgctgtCCGGGGAGGAGGCCGGCGAGCCACCGTCGCTGTTGTAAGGGAGCGGCCGGCTCTCCAACAGGTACTGACAGGAGGATTGCATGAGCTGCGAGGCCGCTGTCCGCTCCATGGACCAGGggttgtgggagagggaggggggatgagggagggagggaaggaaggagggggAATAAAGGGAAGGAGAAtgagagggtggcggggggggggggggggggcggggggaagaaaaGGTGAAGAAAAAGTTGGCAGTTGGCGGTGTGCAGCGCTCGTGGCGCTCGCGTGGGGCTCGCGCTTTACCGCAAGGAGCAGGTCCTGACCCGCACCTCTCCGGGAGCCGCTCTGCTGCAGACTTTGCAGGCACTCGCCCTTTTCAACacgcgccccctcctcccccccgcacgcTCCGGAGCcaggccccgcccactcccccatTGGCTTTGCCttttctctcgctcgcgctcactCTCCTATTGACATTCCGCGCGCGTCGCCCCCTCCATTCGTGCGCCCGGCGCGTGCCGGCCCGCTCTCCATAAACAAATGGAGCTTTTCAGCTGCGGCCGGCCGGCCCGCCCGGGAGCACGCGCTGCCCCTCATTTACATAGCAGCAGCCTGCCTTTCCCCATTGGCCCGCTCGCCTCTCGGCCCCTCTCCGTGGGCAGCAAAGCCCTTGTTGCTGAGAAGCCGCCTGGGCATTGACACAGTGGCAGCGGCTGCGGCGCAGCGCGCTTCCCTCCACTATCCATACCCTCCACCCATATCAAAATCAGACATTTCTATCAGCCCCGAAGAAAACGCACTTGTTTCACAACTGGCCCCGAAAGGATTGTGCaacttccacaggtttaacacctCCCTTTTccaactctccctcccccccccccgccccaaataaCTCGGCAAAATCCATTGATATAACACAAATAAAAATCCATTTGTTTTACTTTCTTCGTTCGCACTCTGCCCAACTTTTATTTGTTTGCAAAGTCTTGCAAGGTGCCCTGCATGCTACATATTGCAGACAATGTTTAAGGATTTtaaattcctttctctctctctggatcttatTCATCATCACGGCATAATTGACCCCTCGCTTATTTTGGGGAAATGCGAAGACCGTCATATGTATATCTCGTCTGCAAGTGAGGGGAAAGAAATGGACCGGGGAGGAGGTGGTTGGGAGGAGGTGCAGGCATCCTTAACGTCTTGACAAGTGAGATGCCAACCCGACATGGAGAGAGTAGCTATAGTACGAGCGGTCTTTGCGCGCACAATACTCTGCACTCCGCCCTTCAACGAAGGAGCAGGACCAGAATGAAATGTTTGATAAAGTTCTACTTTTTTCATGTGAGGGATCCATATGTGTAAACACATCGATTCTGGTCTTTTTTGTGCGCGCTTGTGTTCCTGAACTCAAGTAGAAACGCCCCTTATATTGCTTCCATAGCCCAACAcaaacagcaacctctgcaagtacCGACTAACCCATGCGAAAGGGAACAGCCTATTCTTACACTTTAAATTGTTTATTCGGACAAGGCGTTGTGCAACTGGCGAATGGaatggggccgggggggggggggggatctgaacGTCGAAGTGAAATTAACTTGGAAACTGAAAGCTTGTTTCAAAGTGAACAGTTTCTAAACGTCTTTTGTACCAAACAAAACATTGTTAAATAAAGTCAATAAATATCAACGAGATGGTTTGGGAGTGTGCTATAAACTGCCATTTGCACATGCAGTGATATCGActgcacagagagggagaaaggaaatCGATGTGGATGCGTGCAGTTTGTCCTTTCATCGAGACGGTTGCGAAGACAGCAGTATGCAAGGCGATCGATCACTTTCTGACACAAAATGGCAAAATAACATTCAACGCCAGCCTAATTTCTGAAGCTTAACCATTCCCTCAATATACAGCGACGTGTCTGTAATGCATGTCTTAGACCGTACAAAATGGCATTATTTCTGTTTCGAGTTTGTAGCTACAGATTTTTAGCACAAAAGCCTTTAGAATATACAACTTGTCCCACTGCCGCAAATATCAGGCGGCGAGGCGGCGGAGAGCCAGACACTTACACTTTcagtgtactgtctacaagtggcagtgagagagaatagagagccAGTACCATTCATGCCGCAGACAGATAGCCTAAATGGAAAGCTTTAGACTGAACGATTTCGTGGAACAGAGTGACGCCCCGTTAAATAAAGCAAGCATTTCACTTCGATCCCTCTCTTTCGCTGTTCGTAGATGAAACTGTAAAATGCATCAACACTTTCCGATGGTTTCCATCACCAAAACATATTGTTCCTGTCGAGCCACAATTCATTATTATTAGGACAGAGAAGGTAATATTTTTATTGCAAACTTCGCACAAGTTTAGGAGGTGACCGGAGCTTTTGGATGTTGGTGTGTCGGTTGGATTCATTTTATTACACATGGGTGCTGCTCCCTGAACTAGGCACAGTTATTGTTCATTTATTGTTTTAAGGCTGGTAATGCCGCCTAAAGCAACAAGTAACATTTATAGCCTTGATATCATTATTTGCATTGCGAAGATGAAAGAAAAATACCATTGAAGTAACACGAAACAAAGTCCAGGAAGATCAAACGATTTAAGATATATTTACACTGCAGTCCCACTAAAGTTCAACCCTAACCAGAGCATTCATATAAAACAAAAAGTGCTCTGTTCAAATTTAACAAGACACACCAAATTTCGCCAAAATCAGTCACTTATATTCGCGTAAATTGAAGGCACGATGCTAAAAAATGATTGTCCAAAGATGCAACCCAGAAGTTTGCCAAACAGTGGACGGGCATTCCATAAAATAACTTTCAAAACCACTGGTCATACATTCAATGTGGGCGAAGGATTGACAAGACATCTCACTACAGATGGAAACAATGACACCTAGTGAAGCTAAGGTGAAACACAGGTTTCAGCGTATTTTGTTCCTttgcagaagttttttttaatgctgcACTGTTTTTGCTGTCAAGTTATTTACTTTCGCTAACATCGTTACCTTTAATATTGGGAatacttattttccattattggtGACCCCAATTCCACTATTGGCGATTCTCAATCATATTACTGATAATTCTAATTGCGCTATTCCTCTATTATTGATTCCGATTCCACCATTATTCTTGTTACAGATTCCTTTATTACTGATTCTGTTTCCTCTAGTATCGGCGATACTGATTACTCTTTGATTTCTATATTGGTGAATTTCTATATTGGGAACTATGATGTTGCTATTACAGAACTtgattaagggaaggacaggattggcagcttaacattccaggatacagatgtttcaggcgggatagaggaggATGTAAAAGGGTTGGGGGATTTGCACTACTGggtaaggagaatatcacagctgtactgcaggaggacaccagcgaggcaatatgggtagagctcaggaataggaagggtgtagtcacaatgttgggggtttactataggccgcctaACAGCCAGcgagagatagaggaacagatatgtaggcagattttggcacggTGTAAaagcaacagggttgttgtggtgggagattttaacttcccctatattgactgggactcattcagtgctaggggtgtggatagggcagagtttgtaaggagcatccaggagggcttcttgaagcagtatgtagataatccaactagggaaggggccatactggacctggtattggggcatgagcccagccaggtggttgacgtttcagtaggggagcagctcgggaacagtgaccacaaatcagtaagctttaaggtgctgatggataaggaaaagtgtagtcctcaagttaaggtgctaaactgggggatgGCTAATtacaacagtattaggcaggaactgaagaatgtagattgggggcagatgttcgagggcaaatcaacagctggcacgtgggaggctttcaagtgcacgttgatagggattcaggaccagcacattcctgtaaggatgaagcatatgtatggcaagttttgggaaccttggataacgagagatattgtgaggctagtcaaagagaaaaaggaagcatgtgTCAAGGCTAGGAGTCtgagaacacacaaagcaagtgtggaatacaaggaaagtagaaagaaacttaagcaaggagtaaggagggtgaaaaggggtcatgaaaaatcattggccagcagaattaaggaaaatcccaaggctttttatacatgtataaagagcaagagggtagccagggagagggctgacccactcaaggacaggggagggaatctatgcatggag includes:
- the LOC144499154 gene encoding achaete-scute homolog 1-like gives rise to the protein MERTAASQLMQSSCQYLLESRPLPYNSDGGSPASSPDSGGGGGKGGAKPLKRPRSSSPELLRCKRRLSFTGLGYSLPQQQPAAVARRNERERNRVKLVNLGFQTLRQHVPNGAANKKMSKVETLRSAVEYIRALQQLLDEHDAVSAAFQCGLPSPTLSPSYSTDLNSIPASPLSTYSSDEGSYEALSPEEQELLDFTSWFDRY